The DNA window CCGTATTCACGCTCCGCGCCCCGGGGGACGTCGGCGCCGCCGCTGCCCGCCATGAGAGAGTTCACGCCGGACACGAAGTTGCTGAAACAGGGGCTGTGCTCCGCGGAGGGAGACGGGGACGACTTGGGCTCCGTGGAGGTCGGGGATCCGTGCAGGCTGGGCGGGGAAGAGCTCAGGAGGCTGGCGGTGTCGGACAGCTTGTGCGCTCCGTCCTCTGACTTGACCGGGGGAGATGCGCTGTCGGCTCCGTTTATGTCCGatctccttttcctcttccgCCTGAAGTTTCCATTGTCGAACATCTTCTCACAGTTGGGGTCCAGCGTCCAGTAGTTCCCCTTACCTGGAtgacaaaaaaactttactatATTAACAAGAAACTGATTTTTACTCACTTTTAGGACTTTTATCCAAAAAGAAGCAgcatagaaaaaacaaaaaaacaaattgggGCATTAGAATGACTCACCAGGGTCATCCTCGTCCCGGGCCACTTTTTTGAAACAGTCGTTTAGTGACAGGTTGTGTCGGATTGAATTCTGCCATCCAGCTTTGCTCTTCTTGTAGAAAGGGAAGTTGTCAGCTACATACTGATAGATCTGACTGAGAGTCAACTTTTTGTCCTGGGCGTTCTGTATGGCCATCGCTATCAGTGCTGAGTAGGAGTAAGGTGGTCTGACCATCTTGAAGAGCTCCTGCTGGCTGGATATGGACAGCCACCCCAAGTCTGCCCCACCAAAGCCCGTGGGAGGCGGCAAGAACTGCCTCTGGTTCGACCCGTATCCGGACTGAACGTAGGATGTGCCGTTGTTCCCGGAAAGATAAGGAGTGGAGTTGATGCTCGGTCCATTCAGCCACAGGTACGGGTTCGCGGACGGGGATGTGTACTCTCCGAGGCCATAGCCGGAAGGGTGTGTCGGCGGCCTCTGagggtgatggtggtggaggtTCTGTTGGTACACACCGTAGTTGTCACAGTACACGGCCATGTCCAGGAGCTCCTGGGCGCTGTGGTGCTGAATGGGGCTGGTCTGCTGGTTTGGTGGTTGGTGTCCAAAAGTGTTCATAATCCGCCCTAACCAGAATCCCCAAACCTAAACTCgtgtctgtgtctctccctCAGGACTGAGCTCATCCTCAGAGGGAGGAGTATTTATGCGAAACGCCCGGAGCCTCCACAGGTAGCACAATGAAGAAAACTTTTGTGATGGTCGCACCTCCCTTTTCTGTCTCGCATTGACCCGATCTGCATATCAATGAGAACCGATATTGGCTCTGACTGCAGCGCCCAGCTTCATTAATAATTAAGGAATAGGTGCTCGACACTAACGTGCTTAGCCGTGCGTCATTACGCACTGGAGCGAATGCTGAAGTTCtgtttatagtttgttttaaacGAAACCCTGAAGATCCGTGTGAAGAATACAATGGATCTAGGAAATTTTAAGAtatcataaatgtttttaaaaaaataacattaatactGTCTTGTATTTCTATATTCCTCCtaatatttccaaaatgtttttctgtttttttttttttttttgagatatAGTTCCCCCGTTTTGAGCAATAAAAACGATTTCATGCATGgataacattgttttttctaACTTACAGCAAACACTACATTATTAACACAAAATTGCATCTCAGATACATTCATCAACACTCCGTTGGAACAGTAAATATGGGCTGTAACAGATCGACACAAGCAGAAGTGATTGGCTCCGTGTGTGAAGCTGCTGAATTTTCTGCGGGACAGTGTCAACTATAAACAAGGAAGACCCGCGTgcgtttgttaaaaaaaaaaaaaatcgtttgCAATAAACACCTCACAAGTACCGCAAGTTTAGTGTCAACAAACGACTCGTGGAAAAAATACCCCCAGCAGGCTGCCGGAGAACAGCAGACACGCTGCCTGctgtcctgaaaaagaaaaaccggTCCAGGTTGTGATTATGgatatgacattaactttgatgaaaacaaaagttttacaaacgacaattcaaattaattaaGTTTCCCGCTGCTTCAACCTTTAATCAGGCAATTCTCATAAAGggattttaattcattttaatttgtcgACTGAAACTGGAGGTAAAGGcgattttgctttttgtttttagtttgaggcttaaaaacagattttttctGTGCTGATACAACTTCCCAATTCCCTAATATGTCTGCATTTATACACTGGAGAAGTATGAGGCTTCCAAATGGATTtagcacataaataaaaatatacttcaGCAGATTTGGTCAGAGGCAACATCACCAACTAAGGTGGTGACAGCCAAACTCTGGCAAAGTGAGAGGAAACTTGAATCACTGATAGTTTAATCTCTCTACCGGGTAAATACACAAACCACACAACAGCCTTTTCCATGGACCTGAGCGTCGACCTGTAATCCATTCACATTGTGTCTCCAACTATTTTATGTTATAGCTTTTCTCTCTAACAAACTTTCATTACTAGGCCCGAATTTCCTGAGAGGAGTTCTGCAGGCTGCTGCTGGACTCCTGCGCTAATCGGCGGTGCATTCCTCCTCTCCATGACCTTGGTGTAATTGTTTGGCTCCAAGGTGTTGTCCTCCACAGCAGAAGCAAGCGGTGGAGTCCATGGGAGGGAAGTGGCATTTAACCTCCAGATGGAAACAACA is part of the Channa argus isolate prfri chromosome 20, Channa argus male v1.0, whole genome shotgun sequence genome and encodes:
- the foxi1 gene encoding forkhead box protein I1, coding for MNTFGHQPPNQQTSPIQHHSAQELLDMAVYCDNYGVYQQNLHHHHPQRPPTHPSGYGLGEYTSPSANPYLWLNGPSINSTPYLSGNNGTSYVQSGYGSNQRQFLPPPTGFGGADLGWLSISSQQELFKMVRPPYSYSALIAMAIQNAQDKKLTLSQIYQYVADNFPFYKKSKAGWQNSIRHNLSLNDCFKKVARDEDDPGKGNYWTLDPNCEKMFDNGNFRRKRKRRSDINGADSASPPVKSEDGAHKLSDTASLLSSSPPSLHGSPTSTEPKSSPSPSAEHSPCFSNFVSGVNSLMAGSGGADVPRGAEREYGSGHLGGLSQSREGMSALGSYSPTLISPLNSDNNRMNYYTSVQSLSNHFSVNNLIYSREGTEV